One genomic region from Thermoleptolyngbya sichuanensis A183 encodes:
- a CDS encoding glycosyl hydrolase family 8 has protein sequence MQLFQLAASSLRPLAIALALVFGSTLAGCNDSGLSQGTPPDTTVVSQTGAPPEPIPGAIVSKQLLLAESWSAYRERFIQQDGRVIDWEADERTTSEGQAYAMLRAVFMDDPETFAQTLNWAEENLQRMDANGKRRDNLWAWKWGKDADGNWTILDENFASDADIDAVTALILAARRWNRPDYLQLARIKLRDLWTLSTVAVPPHSARASDSQSASEQRYLLPGPKEAFQPQPDLLHLNPSYLAPYAFRLFAQIDGDRNWLSLVDSSYKILRESSQLSSAKLPSDWVALNTTTNSYIPLRPPSPIRSIYGFDAYRVWWRVGIDAQWFNEPAAWEYLQQHLPSLESKWKAQQKIPAQIDLQGQPLVPYESTSQYGMLFAAFQLTNPQIAEQIYQQKLLPAYQNGFWDNDSAYYAQNLAWFGLLASTDVAVNWLQP, from the coding sequence ATGCAACTTTTTCAACTCGCCGCCTCCAGCCTGAGACCGTTGGCGATCGCCCTGGCGCTAGTGTTTGGCTCAACCCTGGCGGGCTGCAACGACTCCGGGCTATCCCAGGGGACACCCCCCGATACAACCGTCGTGTCCCAAACAGGCGCCCCCCCTGAGCCAATCCCAGGGGCGATCGTCTCCAAGCAACTCCTCCTCGCCGAAAGCTGGAGTGCCTACCGAGAAAGATTTATCCAGCAAGACGGCCGCGTCATCGACTGGGAAGCCGACGAACGAACTACCTCCGAAGGGCAGGCCTACGCCATGCTCCGCGCCGTCTTTATGGACGACCCAGAAACCTTCGCTCAAACCCTGAACTGGGCCGAGGAAAATCTCCAGCGGATGGATGCAAACGGCAAGCGCCGAGACAACCTCTGGGCCTGGAAGTGGGGAAAAGACGCAGACGGCAATTGGACGATTCTGGACGAGAATTTCGCCAGCGATGCTGATATCGACGCAGTAACCGCCCTCATCCTCGCCGCCCGCCGCTGGAACCGTCCGGATTATCTCCAGCTAGCGCGTATAAAGCTGAGAGATCTTTGGACTCTCTCAACAGTGGCTGTCCCTCCCCACTCCGCTCGTGCCTCCGATTCCCAGTCAGCCAGCGAGCAGCGCTATCTGCTGCCGGGGCCCAAGGAAGCGTTTCAGCCCCAGCCAGACCTGCTTCACCTCAATCCCTCCTATCTCGCACCCTACGCCTTCCGCCTGTTTGCCCAGATAGATGGCGATCGCAACTGGCTGAGCCTAGTAGACAGCAGCTACAAGATCCTGCGCGAATCCTCCCAGCTTTCATCCGCCAAACTGCCCAGCGATTGGGTCGCCCTCAACACCACCACAAACAGCTATATTCCGTTGCGTCCCCCCAGCCCGATCCGCAGCATCTATGGATTCGATGCGTATCGAGTTTGGTGGCGGGTTGGAATTGATGCCCAGTGGTTTAACGAGCCTGCCGCCTGGGAATACTTGCAGCAGCACTTGCCGTCGCTGGAATCCAAATGGAAAGCCCAGCAAAAGATTCCAGCACAGATTGACCTGCAAGGTCAGCCGCTCGTGCCCTACGAATCTACATCCCAATACGGCATGTTGTTTGCGGCATTTCAATTAACAAACCCTCAAATTGCTGAGCAAATTTATCAGCAAAAGCTTCTTCCTGCTTATCAAAACGGCTTTTGGGATAACGACTCTGCGTACTACGCACAAAATCTGGCTTGGTTTGGGCTACTTGCATCTACTGATGTGGCTGTGAATTGGCTTCAGCCTTAG
- a CDS encoding tetratricopeptide repeat protein, which translates to MERFWAARNFDEMPPVEAIHRGDRLGRKPHYDNPILRQIGRLMKQLQTQIGCLAGLALLSSSLLGTLTLTAPPALAQAVPSEVRRGYTLLNQGLVDQAIRVFQQVLRSNSQSLEAQLGLAIALRRAGRDADAFNAYRRVLELDPNNRLALLTVGVLGGFRPEWQAQGIEALNRLLTINPNDNEARAQRALLLGYQGRFAESLADYAIVLQNNPTPEAVLGAAEIHAYAGEYQRSLDLFNRYRATGRPIRDGQAIAYALALRETGSAGQAVEVLEAELRRSRTLDSITIQIRSALASAYAANGQVNQAASVITPLRGRQDSRLALARALNDIARYSSSPAYAQEAIALYREVLQSPQLTVGMAREVADVLSGYPSEQGLALEVYRQLSQQQPTDVGLQVQVAVLERQVGLITNQTFQQRLQTYFQPLPPDPAQLRAIAQALIRLDSPSIELLPYYQALVNSGVNEPFLNFRIAQIHIRRGDLASARSALVAYSATSAGQQDPFAIQLLLAEIDRREGNPEAAAQRYQSILVSNPGDRGVVIGALQGLAGIRQSQGRTAEALTIYDQIVALDPTDYAKVLGRTSLAYQAGFLGVGEAEAVLNAWLASRPLTDTPPELYSLAGALPANPQREPLYNALLQADPENIPVRIRQLQVVSVRNPQLAQAQIRQIIARDPDNLGAYFVQAQLAQEQGNLGLSAQAYEEILRRSPGNIDALSALGGVRFQQRRYNSASMIYSEVLAIQPNNPAAQSALLGLTAAQGNKLEALAQIAAMQSQAAQMGGMNQVLVRQAQQIEESFLQQRGFQPYWERF; encoded by the coding sequence TTGGAACGGTTTTGGGCAGCGCGTAATTTTGATGAGATGCCGCCCGTTGAGGCAATCCATAGGGGCGATCGCCTAGGGCGGAAACCCCATTATGACAACCCCATTTTGAGGCAGATTGGCAGACTGATGAAACAGTTGCAAACACAAATCGGTTGTTTGGCTGGGCTGGCGCTGTTGAGCAGTTCTCTGCTGGGAACGCTGACACTAACCGCGCCACCTGCCCTAGCCCAAGCGGTTCCGTCGGAAGTGCGTCGGGGCTATACGCTGCTCAACCAAGGGCTGGTGGATCAGGCGATTCGCGTTTTTCAACAAGTACTCCGCTCTAATTCGCAATCGCTGGAGGCGCAGTTGGGTTTGGCGATCGCCCTTCGTCGGGCTGGGCGCGATGCCGATGCGTTCAATGCCTATCGCCGCGTGCTGGAGTTAGACCCCAACAATCGGCTGGCGCTGTTGACGGTGGGCGTGCTGGGCGGATTTCGTCCCGAATGGCAGGCGCAAGGGATCGAAGCGCTAAACCGATTGCTCACGATTAACCCCAACGACAACGAAGCGCGGGCCCAGCGGGCGCTGTTGCTGGGCTATCAGGGGCGCTTTGCCGAGTCGCTGGCAGACTATGCCATTGTGCTGCAAAACAACCCAACCCCCGAAGCGGTGCTGGGTGCGGCAGAAATCCACGCCTACGCCGGAGAATATCAGCGCAGTCTGGACTTGTTTAACCGCTATCGGGCGACGGGCCGACCCATTCGGGATGGACAGGCGATTGCCTATGCCCTGGCTCTGCGAGAAACGGGGAGTGCGGGCCAGGCGGTAGAAGTGCTGGAGGCAGAACTGCGGCGATCGCGCACCCTCGACAGCATCACGATTCAAATCCGCTCGGCGCTGGCATCGGCCTATGCCGCCAATGGCCAGGTCAACCAGGCGGCTTCGGTGATCACGCCGCTGCGAGGTCGCCAGGATTCTCGCCTGGCCCTGGCGCGGGCGCTGAACGATATTGCCCGCTACAGCAGCAGTCCCGCCTATGCTCAGGAGGCGATCGCCCTGTATCGAGAGGTGCTTCAGTCGCCCCAGCTCACGGTGGGCATGGCGCGAGAGGTGGCAGACGTGCTGAGCGGCTATCCGTCGGAGCAGGGCCTTGCGCTGGAAGTCTATCGCCAACTGTCCCAGCAGCAGCCGACCGACGTGGGCTTGCAGGTGCAGGTGGCCGTTCTAGAACGCCAGGTCGGGCTGATTACAAACCAAACATTCCAGCAGCGGCTCCAGACCTATTTTCAGCCGCTCCCTCCCGATCCGGCACAACTCAGGGCGATTGCCCAGGCCCTCATCCGACTTGATTCCCCCAGCATTGAGCTACTGCCCTACTACCAGGCCTTGGTAAATTCTGGGGTGAACGAGCCATTTCTGAACTTCCGCATCGCCCAAATCCACATTCGACGAGGAGATTTAGCCTCTGCCCGCAGTGCGCTGGTGGCCTATTCCGCCACCTCAGCAGGTCAGCAAGACCCCTTCGCAATTCAACTGCTGCTGGCAGAAATCGACCGCCGCGAGGGCAATCCCGAAGCCGCCGCCCAGCGCTACCAGTCCATCCTGGTCAGCAATCCGGGCGATCGCGGCGTGGTGATTGGAGCGCTGCAAGGGCTGGCAGGCATCCGCCAATCCCAGGGGCGCACGGCCGAAGCGCTGACGATCTACGACCAGATTGTCGCCCTCGACCCAACGGACTACGCCAAGGTACTGGGGCGCACCAGCCTCGCCTATCAGGCAGGGTTCCTAGGCGTTGGGGAAGCCGAAGCCGTGCTGAATGCGTGGCTGGCCAGCCGCCCGCTGACCGACACCCCGCCAGAACTGTACAGCCTGGCCGGGGCCTTGCCCGCCAACCCCCAGCGAGAGCCGTTGTACAATGCACTGCTCCAGGCAGATCCGGAGAATATTCCGGTGCGGATTCGCCAACTCCAGGTTGTGTCGGTTCGCAATCCCCAGCTTGCCCAGGCGCAGATCCGCCAGATTATCGCCCGCGACCCAGACAACCTCGGCGCTTATTTTGTACAGGCGCAGTTGGCTCAGGAGCAGGGCAATTTGGGACTATCGGCCCAAGCCTATGAGGAAATTTTGCGGCGATCGCCCGGCAATATCGATGCCCTATCAGCTCTGGGCGGCGTGCGATTCCAGCAGCGTCGCTATAACTCAGCATCGATGATCTACAGCGAGGTGCTAGCTATTCAGCCGAACAACCCAGCGGCACAGAGTGCGCTCTTGGGATTAACCGCTGCCCAGGGCAACAAGCTCGAAGCGCTGGCGCAAATTGCAGCCATGCAGTCTCAAGCGGCGCAGATGGGCGGCATGAATCAGGTTCTTGTCCGCCAGGCCCAGCAAATCGAAGAAAGCTTTTTGCAACAGCGCGGATTTCAGCCCTATTGGGAGCGTTTCTGA
- a CDS encoding carbohydrate porin, with amino-acid sequence MPAQPGYPVQPVPSAGNGFSNGLSNNGQGNIAGGPATYPATVIGYLPNGTPVPVVVQMPVAGYGYPSGSAIGYANPYAPVSAPGQAFPGQALNPNASFVFQPPMPQGVALSIPGGMPGYGYGSQPLASPMGLTPGGVPSIPGYGMAPGYATPYSAPGSVATGRPNYGSNYGYMGQPSIGQPSYVHGEYGHGYATQSGMSASAPILPMGMSGSAMQSQTPGWPMPTWQGPAAVPTVPPLEFAPLSVPAAPSRTGNPSTPLPPPPYQSQTVPTGGAASMGPVLAQTLPPTFVPNTQPIQPAPLPTQNPGFGLQQPGFQQPGIQTIPVAPPGTANQLAPVPSAPVLGQPFPATTGQETLPGRREALTQPVLQFQAGAIYQADEFSARGRLSGIYPFSPNFLVGGSLDLATGEAFTDDDGLNLNELYIAASLPDIPSLRLVAGQMDLTSYFDRNSFAKDSLTHFFNPVFQTNPALAAAAIGSRPGILLNWSITDNLEAKVATFSSGRSIDDFALNAFAGEIGFRVGNLILRGTYTSSIDGGKNDGFRESGSAPRGDGTFGIDSDDRESAYGVNAELFIPELNLGLFGRYGQYYNRDLDESGDTYGFGFNLFDLFRDGDRLGLGYGQALSNAGLRQSAGARRPDVLEVFYDLPVARNIRMGFTFQQLNEFSESIAGVRLRADFDVLPRSSF; translated from the coding sequence ATGCCAGCTCAGCCAGGTTATCCAGTCCAGCCTGTGCCCAGCGCTGGTAACGGTTTTAGTAATGGACTGAGCAACAATGGACAGGGCAACATTGCAGGCGGCCCAGCCACTTATCCAGCCACCGTCATCGGCTATCTGCCCAACGGCACGCCTGTCCCCGTCGTCGTGCAGATGCCCGTAGCAGGCTATGGCTACCCCAGCGGATCGGCCATCGGCTATGCCAATCCCTACGCACCCGTCTCGGCTCCCGGACAAGCCTTTCCCGGACAAGCCTTGAATCCGAATGCAAGCTTTGTCTTTCAACCACCCATGCCCCAGGGCGTGGCTCTATCGATACCCGGTGGAATGCCAGGATATGGCTACGGCAGTCAGCCACTGGCCAGCCCGATGGGCCTCACACCTGGTGGGGTTCCCAGCATTCCTGGCTACGGTATGGCTCCGGGCTATGCCACACCCTACAGCGCTCCAGGTAGCGTTGCTACAGGGCGGCCAAACTATGGCTCAAACTATGGCTACATGGGACAGCCCAGCATAGGACAGCCCAGCTATGTCCATGGCGAATATGGCCATGGCTATGCAACCCAAAGTGGCATGAGCGCCAGCGCTCCGATCCTACCGATGGGCATGTCTGGGAGTGCGATGCAGTCCCAAACTCCGGGGTGGCCGATGCCGACCTGGCAAGGGCCCGCCGCAGTCCCCACAGTTCCACCGCTGGAGTTTGCGCCGCTGAGCGTCCCTGCTGCGCCTTCTAGAACCGGCAACCCCTCTACGCCGCTGCCGCCGCCGCCTTACCAAAGCCAGACCGTTCCTACTGGGGGTGCAGCGTCAATGGGCCCTGTGCTAGCACAGACTCTACCACCGACCTTTGTGCCAAACACCCAGCCTATCCAGCCTGCGCCGCTGCCGACGCAAAATCCAGGCTTTGGCTTGCAGCAACCGGGATTTCAGCAGCCAGGGATTCAAACGATTCCCGTTGCGCCACCGGGTACGGCAAACCAGCTTGCGCCCGTTCCCAGTGCGCCCGTGTTGGGTCAGCCCTTTCCCGCAACCACGGGGCAGGAGACTCTGCCAGGACGACGCGAAGCCCTGACTCAACCCGTCCTGCAATTTCAAGCAGGGGCAATTTACCAAGCCGACGAATTTTCGGCACGAGGACGGCTGAGCGGCATCTATCCGTTCTCTCCCAATTTCCTAGTGGGAGGCTCACTGGATTTGGCAACAGGTGAGGCGTTTACGGACGATGACGGTCTGAACCTAAATGAGCTTTACATCGCGGCATCTCTGCCTGATATCCCCAGTCTGCGTCTGGTGGCGGGGCAGATGGATTTGACATCTTATTTTGACCGCAATAGCTTTGCCAAAGACTCGCTGACGCACTTTTTCAATCCTGTGTTTCAGACCAACCCGGCACTGGCAGCAGCGGCGATTGGTTCTCGTCCTGGTATTTTGCTGAACTGGAGCATTACTGACAACTTAGAAGCAAAGGTTGCGACCTTCTCTTCGGGTCGGAGTATTGATGACTTTGCGCTGAATGCGTTTGCGGGCGAAATCGGGTTCCGAGTCGGCAACCTGATCCTGCGAGGGACGTATACGTCGTCGATCGACGGCGGCAAAAATGACGGCTTCCGCGAGTCGGGTAGCGCCCCACGGGGAGACGGGACGTTTGGGATTGATTCGGATGATCGGGAAAGCGCTTATGGCGTGAATGCTGAACTGTTCATTCCTGAACTCAATTTGGGTTTGTTTGGGCGCTACGGTCAGTATTACAACCGGGATCTGGATGAGTCGGGCGATACCTATGGCTTTGGATTCAACTTGTTTGACCTGTTCCGGGATGGCGATCGCCTCGGTTTGGGCTACGGTCAGGCACTTTCCAACGCGGGTCTACGTCAAAGTGCCGGGGCCCGCCGTCCCGATGTGCTAGAGGTCTTCTATGACCTGCCTGTGGCTCGCAATATCCGCATGGGCTTTACGTTCCAGCAGCTCAATGAATTTTCGGAATCCATTGCTGGGGTTCGCCTGAGGGCTGATTTCGATGTCCTGCCGCGCAGCAGTTTCTAA
- the fmdA gene encoding formamidase: MPKTLFKVDLTKPMNEQELPGHNRWHPEIPAVVSVNPGDIFRIECKDWTDGQIKNNDSPDDIRDVDLTVVHVLSGPIWVNGAQPGDILVVDLLDIGALQGDEWGFTGIFDKKNGGGFLTDHFPDSAKAIWDFQGIYTTSRHIPGVRFAGIIHPGLIGCAPSHELLATWNQREAELVQTAPDLRTYGAGLSGDAPVLAALPNPTNAILGTLPASEYGRVAAEAARTVPPREHGGNCDIKNLSKGTRIYFPVYVEGAKLSMGDIHFSQGDGEISFCGAIEMSGYIDLHVDIIKGGMEKYGMVNPIFKPGPVEPRYSEYLVFEGISVDEFTGKQYYMDVHIAYRRACLNAIEYLKKFGYTGEQAYLLLSCAPVEGRVSGIVDIPNACATLAIPTEIFDQNILPV, translated from the coding sequence ATGCCAAAAACACTATTTAAGGTAGATTTGACCAAACCAATGAACGAGCAGGAATTGCCTGGGCACAATCGCTGGCATCCAGAAATTCCTGCCGTCGTATCTGTCAATCCGGGGGACATCTTTCGGATTGAATGTAAGGACTGGACTGATGGGCAAATCAAGAACAACGACAGTCCTGACGATATCCGCGATGTGGATTTGACCGTGGTGCATGTCCTCAGCGGGCCAATCTGGGTCAATGGGGCCCAGCCGGGAGATATTCTGGTGGTGGATCTGCTCGATATTGGGGCATTGCAGGGGGATGAATGGGGCTTTACGGGGATTTTTGATAAGAAAAATGGGGGCGGCTTTTTAACCGATCATTTCCCAGATTCTGCGAAGGCAATTTGGGATTTTCAAGGTATTTACACCACTTCAAGGCACATTCCAGGAGTGCGGTTTGCAGGCATTATTCACCCTGGACTGATCGGCTGCGCTCCATCCCATGAATTGCTCGCAACCTGGAACCAGCGCGAAGCAGAACTCGTGCAGACTGCGCCCGATTTGCGAACCTACGGAGCGGGGCTTTCGGGCGATGCACCCGTCTTGGCGGCCTTGCCGAACCCGACGAACGCTATTCTGGGTACGCTTCCGGCTTCTGAGTATGGGCGAGTTGCGGCCGAAGCGGCGCGAACCGTGCCACCGCGAGAACATGGAGGCAACTGCGACATTAAGAACCTCTCGAAGGGCACGCGCATTTACTTTCCGGTTTACGTCGAAGGCGCAAAGCTTTCGATGGGGGATATTCACTTCTCCCAAGGGGATGGAGAAATTTCGTTCTGCGGTGCGATCGAAATGTCGGGCTATATCGATCTGCATGTGGACATCATCAAGGGCGGCATGGAGAAGTATGGCATGGTGAATCCTATCTTTAAGCCGGGCCCTGTTGAACCTAGATATTCGGAATACCTGGTTTTTGAGGGAATTTCGGTCGATGAATTCACGGGCAAGCAATATTACATGGATGTCCACATTGCGTATCGGCGGGCCTGTTTGAATGCGATTGAGTATTTGAAGAAATTTGGCTATACGGGCGAACAGGCTTATCTATTGCTCAGTTGTGCCCCGGTGGAAGGGCGGGTGAGTGGCATTGTAGACATTCCAAATGCCTGCGCGACGCTGGCGATTCCGACAGAAATTTTTGATCAAAATATCTTACCTGTTTAG
- a CDS encoding FmdB family zinc ribbon protein, producing the protein MPLYEFRCPECGVFDQWRSLDERNLPAECPTCQQPAQRIFSPPAILSGSLRLKQEAKEPKLIQRTEERSPPRVKNHTGGRPWMISH; encoded by the coding sequence ATGCCGTTGTACGAATTTCGCTGTCCGGAGTGTGGCGTTTTTGATCAGTGGCGATCGCTCGATGAGCGCAACCTCCCTGCTGAATGTCCCACCTGTCAGCAGCCAGCCCAGCGCATTTTCTCGCCGCCGGCCATCCTATCAGGCTCGCTCCGCCTCAAGCAGGAAGCGAAGGAACCCAAACTGATTCAGCGCACAGAAGAGCGATCGCCCCCAAGGGTCAAAAATCACACTGGGGGTCGCCCGTGGATGATTAGCCATTAA
- the uvrC gene encoding excinuclease ABC subunit UvrC — translation MPPLTPLLKDPERLEARLKEIPQEPGVYFMRDAADNIVYIGKSKSLRSRVRSYFREDPYREYRIACMTKQVAEIEFIVTDTEAEALALEANLIKQHQPHFNVLLKDDKKYPFLCITWSEEYPRIFITRKRKLNSKDRYYGPYVDVGLLRRTLNLVKRVFPLRQRPQPLFKDRPCLNYDIGRCPGVCQRLISPEDYRKTLQKVAMIFQGRTQELEAILTTAMEKAAEDLNFEYAARLRDQIRGIQSLGADQKVQSPDDTVSRDAIALAADEHHACIQLFQIRAGRLVGRLGFVADAQSGTPGAILQRVLEEHYQTVEAIEIPSEILVQHELPDGDILAEFLTQRRGRKVHIFLPQRQTKADLIDMVERNAGYELARTQRFADRNNQAMLDLAEILDLPDLPHRIEGYDISHIQGSDAVASQVVFIDGMPAKQHYRRYKIKNPTVKSGHSDDFASMAEVIQRRFRRYAQDPNLQRVGNPDFPDLVMIDGGKGQLSAVVAVLREMNLLEDVKVVSLAKQREEIFLPGESLPLTTEAEQPGVQLLRRLRDEAHRFAVSFHRQQRSDRMRRSRLEDIPGLGHHRQKQLLAHFRSIDYLREATPQQITEVPGIGPKMAQQIYDYFHPQQDREDELQAESASS, via the coding sequence TTGCCTCCTCTCACGCCCCTACTTAAAGACCCCGAACGCCTAGAAGCGCGGCTCAAGGAAATTCCCCAGGAGCCAGGGGTCTACTTTATGCGCGATGCTGCCGACAACATTGTTTACATCGGCAAATCCAAGAGCTTGCGGAGCCGCGTGCGGTCCTACTTTCGGGAAGACCCGTACCGGGAATATCGGATCGCCTGCATGACCAAGCAGGTAGCAGAAATCGAGTTCATCGTTACGGATACCGAAGCTGAAGCGCTGGCGCTGGAAGCCAATCTGATTAAGCAGCACCAGCCCCATTTCAACGTGCTGCTGAAGGACGACAAGAAATATCCGTTTCTCTGCATCACCTGGAGCGAGGAGTATCCGCGCATCTTCATCACCCGCAAGCGCAAGCTCAACAGCAAGGATCGCTACTACGGCCCCTACGTCGATGTAGGGCTGCTGCGACGGACGCTGAACTTGGTCAAGCGCGTGTTTCCCCTGCGCCAGCGGCCGCAGCCGCTCTTCAAAGATCGCCCTTGCCTGAACTACGACATTGGGCGCTGTCCGGGTGTATGTCAGCGGCTGATTAGCCCGGAGGACTATCGCAAGACGCTGCAAAAGGTGGCGATGATCTTCCAAGGACGCACCCAGGAGCTAGAGGCCATCCTGACGACGGCAATGGAAAAGGCGGCCGAAGATCTGAACTTTGAGTATGCGGCACGGCTGCGGGATCAGATTCGCGGGATTCAGTCGCTGGGGGCAGACCAGAAGGTGCAATCGCCAGACGATACCGTGTCACGAGATGCGATCGCCCTGGCAGCCGACGAACACCACGCCTGTATCCAGCTTTTTCAAATTCGAGCGGGGCGGCTGGTGGGGCGGCTGGGCTTTGTGGCGGATGCTCAGTCGGGCACGCCGGGAGCCATCTTGCAGCGAGTGCTGGAGGAGCATTATCAAACCGTAGAGGCGATCGAGATTCCGTCGGAAATCCTGGTGCAGCACGAGTTGCCCGATGGCGACATTCTGGCGGAGTTTCTCACCCAGCGGCGCGGCCGCAAGGTACACATCTTTTTGCCACAGCGCCAGACCAAAGCCGACCTGATCGACATGGTAGAGCGCAACGCAGGTTATGAACTGGCTCGCACCCAGCGCTTTGCCGATCGCAACAACCAGGCCATGCTCGACCTGGCAGAAATCCTCGACCTGCCCGACCTGCCCCACCGCATCGAGGGCTACGACATTTCCCATATTCAGGGGTCGGATGCCGTCGCGTCCCAGGTCGTATTTATCGACGGAATGCCCGCCAAGCAGCACTATCGCCGCTACAAAATCAAAAATCCCACCGTGAAGTCGGGGCATTCTGATGACTTTGCCAGCATGGCGGAGGTGATTCAGCGTCGCTTTCGTCGCTATGCCCAAGACCCAAACCTCCAGCGAGTGGGCAATCCTGATTTTCCTGACCTAGTGATGATCGATGGCGGCAAGGGGCAGCTTTCGGCGGTGGTAGCCGTGCTGCGGGAGATGAATCTGCTAGAAGACGTGAAGGTGGTTAGCCTGGCCAAGCAGCGCGAAGAGATTTTTCTGCCGGGGGAGTCTCTGCCGCTGACAACGGAGGCCGAGCAGCCGGGGGTGCAGCTTTTGAGGCGACTGCGCGACGAGGCGCACCGCTTTGCCGTCAGCTTTCACCGACAGCAGCGGAGCGATCGCATGAGGCGCTCTCGCCTAGAAGATATTCCGGGTCTGGGGCATCACCGTCAAAAGCAGCTCCTTGCCCACTTCCGCTCGATCGACTATCTGCGCGAAGCCACTCCCCAGCAAATCACCGAAGTCCCCGGCATCGGCCCCAAAATGGCGCAGCAGATTTACGACTACTTTCATCCGCAGCAGGATCGGGAAGATGAACTGCAAGCGGAATCAGCATCATCCTAA
- a CDS encoding ATP-dependent DNA helicase, translating into MTPAPSSKDKDIANPLPGIRLNRQQRKALRELEKFTRSSEKLYLLTGYAGTGKTTLLQALICRLRDKGDCRRIVLTAFSNKATKVLERMADEWRLEIDCMTCCKLLGLRPEIDSVSGTQVFKPDRDSENHFDRYHLVVVDEASMINAEMWGLLTNAVNSLLSQTQILFVGDIAQLPPIGEPESLVFSQIHHRSDLTEVVRYGGAIALLAESIRNNLTRPDLPNFETDANGDRTEGVIVTRRMDWERLLIRAFQSESYQADPDYVRALAYTNQRVRELNHKIRRAIHGDKTPRFVEGDRLVANTPYIVGDAVILQTSSECEVLSVETTTEGDWHIWRLHVLTDDGKNRSLSVLHELSQGQYAHLLDAYAKDKRWSEFWQLKSAFADVHYAYCLTIHKSQGSTFQNVFVDVPNALINRNIRECNQLLYVAVTRAAQRLFLFQ; encoded by the coding sequence ATGACCCCTGCTCCTTCTTCCAAGGACAAGGACATCGCCAACCCGCTGCCTGGAATCCGGCTCAACCGTCAGCAGCGCAAAGCATTGCGCGAACTGGAGAAGTTTACCCGCAGCAGCGAAAAACTCTATCTGCTGACGGGCTACGCGGGCACAGGCAAAACCACGCTGCTGCAAGCCCTGATCTGCCGCCTGCGCGACAAGGGCGATTGCCGCCGCATCGTCCTCACTGCTTTTAGCAACAAAGCGACCAAGGTGCTAGAGCGCATGGCCGACGAGTGGCGGCTAGAGATCGACTGCATGACCTGCTGCAAACTGCTGGGGCTGCGGCCGGAAATTGATTCGGTTTCAGGCACGCAGGTCTTTAAGCCCGACCGCGACAGCGAAAACCACTTCGACCGCTATCATCTCGTCGTGGTAGATGAAGCCTCGATGATCAACGCGGAAATGTGGGGACTGCTCACCAACGCCGTCAATAGCCTCCTCAGCCAGACGCAGATTCTATTCGTCGGCGACATTGCCCAACTGCCGCCCATCGGCGAGCCAGAATCGCTGGTGTTCAGCCAGATTCACCACCGTTCCGACCTGACCGAAGTGGTGCGCTATGGGGGGGCGATCGCCCTCCTGGCCGAATCCATCCGCAACAACCTCACCCGCCCCGACCTGCCCAACTTTGAGACGGATGCCAATGGCGATCGCACCGAAGGCGTAATCGTCACCCGCCGCATGGACTGGGAACGCCTGCTGATCCGCGCCTTCCAGAGCGAGTCCTATCAAGCAGACCCCGATTACGTCCGCGCCCTCGCCTACACCAACCAGCGCGTCCGGGAGCTAAACCACAAGATCCGCCGCGCCATCCACGGCGACAAAACGCCGCGCTTTGTGGAGGGCGATCGCCTCGTTGCCAACACGCCCTACATCGTCGGCGATGCCGTGATTCTGCAAACCTCCAGCGAGTGCGAAGTCCTGTCCGTCGAAACCACCACCGAGGGCGACTGGCATATCTGGCGGCTCCACGTCCTCACCGACGACGGCAAAAACCGCAGCCTCAGCGTCCTCCATGAACTCAGCCAGGGACAATACGCCCACCTGCTGGATGCCTACGCCAAAGACAAGCGCTGGAGCGAGTTCTGGCAGCTCAAAAGCGCCTTTGCCGATGTCCACTACGCCTACTGCCTGACCATTCACAAGTCCCAGGGGTCAACCTTCCAAAACGTGTTTGTAGATGTGCCCAACGCCCTAATCAACCGCAACATCCGAGAGTGCAACCAGCTCCTCTACGTCGCCGTCACCCGCGCCGCTCAGCGCCTCTTCCTATTTCAATAA